TCAGAGCCATCTGCTATAACATAGATGCCTGGGCTTCTCCTGGAGAGCCAGACGCAGACTCTGCAACagggtgaagaaactgaaactcccACAGGTGCAGGTTTGGGAGCCACTGAACGAGGAGCCTCTATCTCATGCAGACACCCCCAGGACTGGGGCGCGTGAGCTCTGACTTTATTCTAGACACCTTAGATACTTTCCAGATGACAGCACTGCAGAGAACAAGGCCCTGAGAACTACCTGTCAGGGGCTGGAGGCAGGTGAAGGCAGACAACTCACCTGGTGCTGGCCAACTACTACAGGAGGAGGTGAGGCCTCACTCACTAGGCATTCCTGCAAAGCTCCTCTAAACTGCCGGGCTGTGTCAGGCTTGGGGCCTGGACCCCAAGAGGAAACAGGGAGGCTCTGGGTACTTAGGGGGTCCTAGGGGAGGCTAGATTCACCTCTCTGTAGAGGGCTGGCCCTGCTCTGCACCCCTAAGCCCAGGGAGTCTGGGTAGGGGCTATCAGGGAACACCCATCCTCTCTGGGGCACAGACTCCCCCAGAGCTCATCAGAGGCCAGGACCCCAAGCTCCCTCTGGTCCCTCCTCACCTCCTTTTGCGTGGTCTTGATGAGCAGGAGGGTGGGCTCGTGTCCTTCACACTGGAAATAGAACCTGGGGGCAGAGACCACACATGCCAGTCCTGACAGTAACAATCACACCTGCACCCCTTCCCTGTGCCACTTCAGCCAGCCTCTGTTGCCCCAGGCTGTCTgggggtggatggacctggaaactGCTTGTCCTCCTCTCCCAGGGACCAGGCACAGTGGCTTGGATGGTAACACCTTGGCCCAGGCACTTTTCTCAGACAAGATGGAGCCCTGGCCAGGAGGTCCGCAGGCCAAGCGGTCAAAGGTCCCAGGACTCTCTGCCCTGGTgtgacacagaggagaagctgcATGGCAGAGGGCCCCCAGCAGACAGAGCCACGTGCCAGATGCTTCAGGGAAGCAAGAACCAGAGGAACAGGTCCCTGCTCTGGGAAAGCTCGGAACGTCCTCGGAAGCTAGGCAGCACTGAGAAGCATGTGAGGAGGACTGAGGCTGCCGCTGTGCCAGCACCAGGTGCCCAGGGGTTGGCTGGCATCCCTGGTGGCCCTGCTTAGCCGTCCCTCAGCAGGCCTCCCACACTGCACAGAGGTGGGGGCCAGGTCAGCGCAGCTCTGGTGCCTGCTGTGTGGCTGGGCCAGCCCCGACTGCATCACCTATGACCCAAGCCAGACCTTGGGTCAGAAGCTACCTGCCATCTAAGGCTCTAGGGGGGTGGCCACGCCTGGCAGAGTGACCCTGGGAGACAGTGTGCCCTGGGGGAAGCCTGTACAGGGCCCGGCACAGCCCACAGGGCCAACATGGACCTGGTGTGTGGATTGATGAAGTGGGGTGGAGGAGTAGTGAACCAAGGCCGGCCGCCTCAAGTTGTCCTGACAGTTCTGTAAGCTCCCAGGAGGGAAACTCTGCCTCCCATGTCATCACAACGCCTACGTGGGGGCCTGGAGCTACGGCGTGTACTGTAATGACATCTGATGTTTGGGTGGCCTTGGAGTGAGAGAGAGATGCCCAGAAAAGGGGCTCCCAATTCTAGGGCCCCCCAGGAAGAGACAGGGCCTTGCCCAGGTGCTCATGTTTGAAGGCTCATTTCCAGGCCCACCATGACCTCCCGGAAGTGGGGACAGGACGAAGAAGCTGGGCAACTCCACAGCTCACTCCACCCCTTCTGCACTGTCTGGCCCTTGAAGTCCATACCTTGGGGCCTTGGGAGGGTAGGCCCAGCATTCCCCAGCCTCCTGGGCATTACCTGGTCAGGCTGTACCCGTGCTGCAGCGAAGAGAAGAGCAGGAGGGGCTGGCAGAGGGCGAACCGCTCAGGGACCCATGACCAGATGTCTCTCATCTCCTTCACGCCGACGATCTCTGAGTGGAAGTTCTCTGCATGAACAGCCAGGTGCACAAACTGCCTGGGGGAGTGGGAAGAGGTCAGAGCACAGCTGCAACCCCAGCCCTGGCCACGCCCCCCACCCTGGAGGTGTGCAGAGCCTCTTGTGTGAGCTCAGCCTGGAGGAAACGTCTCACCTGTTCAGCCAGGTCAGAGCCTGGTTCTAGGGGCCCTCAGGAAGAAACGGGGTGGAGCTGTCCCCCTGGAGTCCTGCTCCCACCCCGCTACACAGAGGGGAGAGCGCCCAGCCTGGGTGGGGACAAAAGCACCTTTTCTCTAATGGGGATAGAGAGTGAGTCAGCTCTGAAAGACAATGCTTCCTGGCCAGCCAAGCAccgacaggcagacagacagggCCTGAACTTCGGCCAGGCTCTGAGGCAGCACTGCTGAAGCCAGCGCCGAGAGCCAGAGCAAGCAGCCAGGCTGGAAGACAGAGGGAAGCCAGGCGTGGAGACATGGTTTCCAGACCTACCTTTTAGAAAGTGAAACACTGAAAAGCAGGAGGAAGCAACAGAcgtggagaagaggaagaaaaataaaacagacaaggaGAGGTTAGTTGCAAGTACTGATGCCCAGGATACGCCTGCCTTTGGCCTGCAAGAAAGGCCTCCACACCTAGAGTACACTCACAGCGTCTGCCGCCGAGGTCTCAGGACACCATGGGCCCTTGCCACGCCTGTTCCCCAGGGGTCTGTGCTCAGGGCAGGGGGCCACGCTCAGCAGCCACGAGAATGGCCGGCAAGGGAGCCCAGAGCTAGAGTGGTGGAGCAGAAGCTGCTCTAAAATGACCCAAGGAGGACAGCCTGGCTCACTGCTGGACCTGCTGGGGCCATGGTCAGCATCCAGCTTCCATCTCAGCCATGGCCCCTGTACCCGGGAACAGGACCCTATGCCTTCTGCACCCACAGTTGCCTCAGCAGCCTGTGGCTGTAGCCAGGAAGGCCCTTTCTCCTTTCCCGTGGCTTTCTATCCACACACGGATGGCTGGCTGGACAGGCTCAGGCCCCAAGCACCCAGAATGCATTCCCCCAAAGCCCCACCCCACTTGGGCCCTGATGGTAGCCCCTGCCTACCTCTTCTGCTTGACAGTGATGCCCTTCTGCTTCAGAGCTTTCTCATTGGCCATCTGTAGGAGCTGAATCTCCTTCCGAGAAAAGAGGCGGATGGCAAACGCTTTCTCCAGCAGCTTCTCGGGAGACACAGTCTTGGCGATGTCCTTGACAAAGGTGCGGATATCCTGCTTCACGTTGTCTGACTCCAGCGGCTGCCCAGCTCTCACCTTGTGGAAGAATTTGAGGATTGCCAGCGCCACACGGTACAGCACCTTGTAACCTTCCACCAGGAAGACGTCAAAGACGCGAGCAAAGTAGTTGAGGGGCAGCTCCCCAAACAGCCACCGCTGCCAGTCCGCATAGACCTGCAGGACGTCCTCTGAAATGGCCACCATCAGCTTGTGGGCTGCCTGGCAGTACTTGTTCACCAGGTCCCCGAACGTCATGCAGGAAGACTCAAAGGCCAGGAAGCTCTGGTCGATTAGCTTCTTGCTGGGGTCGTTGCAGGCCAGGATGCGGCAGGCCTTCTCGAAGCACTCGGCCTCGTCGATGCTGTAGTGGAGCAGCAGGGCCACGACCGCAGGCAGCGCGGGGCAGAAGGAGACATCAGGGAACTGGTTGGCGATGCACAGCAGGATCTTACGCACGGCGCCCTCGCCCTGTGTGTTCAGGCAGTAGCTGGGCACCTGCGTGTTGTCCACAAACTCGGGCAAGGGCAGGCTTCCACTGCTGTGCTTGCCCACGATCTTGCCGACGATGTCACTGTACACGCTGGCGTCTGGTGTGACCGTGCGGCAGGGGATATCCCGGATCAGGCGCTGGTACACCTTTCCCCGCAGGGTGTAGCTGCGGGCCCAGTAGCCCTGGCGTGCCAGCTGCTTCAGCTCCTGCAGCTCGGTGCAGCTCAGCTCCTTGGGCCCCAGGTCCTGGATGGTGGCATCCATCTTATCCCTGTCCACAAAGCAGTTGTAGCCCGGGGAGTCCATAGCGCAGGGCGTGCCCAGGAGGAGGCCCAGGGCTGCCAGGAGGGGGCGAAGAGCAGCTAAATCCACCAGCGCTCTGTCCGAGGCTTCTCTGCTAACCTGTTTGCCATTCCATATCCTACAGGATTAAAAACCATGCTTAGTATGCGTGTATAAaggtttacattaaaaaaacacatgtttttgttttagtcttttttttaattgaattgtatactttattttaaaattaatgaatttttatttttggctgttttgggtctttgttgctgcgcgcgggctttgtctagttgcggcaaacgggctactcttcgttgcggtgcgggggcttctcattgtggtggcttctcttgttgtggagcacgggctctaggcacgcgggcttcagtagttgtggcatgtgggctcagtagctgtggctcgcgggctctagagtgcaggctcagtagtgtggtgcacgggcttagttgctctgcggcatgtgggatcttcccggaagagggctcgaacccatgtaccctgcattgacaggcggattcttaaccactgcaccaccagggaagtcctgttttagT
This genomic stretch from Globicephala melas chromosome 15, mGloMel1.2, whole genome shotgun sequence harbors:
- the TBC1D24 gene encoding TBC1 domain family member 24 isoform X1 translates to MDSPGYNCFVDRDKMDATIQDLGPKELSCTELQELKQLARQGYWARSYTLRGKVYQRLIRDIPCRTVTPDASVYSDIVGKIVGKHSSGSLPLPEFVDNTQVPSYCLNTQGEGAVRKILLCIANQFPDVSFCPALPAVVALLLHYSIDEAECFEKACRILACNDPSKKLIDQSFLAFESSCMTFGDLVNKYCQAAHKLMVAISEDVLQVYADWQRWLFGELPLNYFARVFDVFLVEGYKVLYRVALAILKFFHKVRAGQPLESDNVKQDIRTFVKDIAKTVSPEKLLEKAFAIRLFSRKEIQLLQMANEKALKQKGITVKQKSVSLSKRQFVHLAVHAENFHSEIVGVKEMRDIWSWVPERFALCQPLLLFSSLQHGYSLTRFYFQCEGHEPTLLLIKTTQKEVCGAYLSTDWSERNKFGGKLGFFGTGECFVFRLQPEVQRYEWVVIKHPELTKPVSLESTTILSSPCHSVSSDPADRLSPFLAARHFNLPSKTESLFMAGGNDCLIIGGRLPAPQAGLLSALGHLAWEEGTGSWVAEAPGQLLLSQVIGTSPEGQAEPL
- the TBC1D24 gene encoding TBC1 domain family member 24 isoform X4, which encodes MDSPGYNCFVDRDKMDATIQDLGPKELSCTELQELKQLARQGYWARSYTLRGKVYQRLIRDIPCRTVTPDASVYSDIVGKIVGKHSSGSLPLPEFVDNTQVPSYCLNTQGEGAVRKILLCIANQFPDVSFCPALPAVVALLLHYSIDEAECFEKACRILACNDPSKKLIDQSFLAFESSCMTFGDLVNKYCQAAHKLMVAISEDVLQVYADWQRWLFGELPLNYFARVFDVFLVEGYKVLYRVALAILKFFHKVRAGQPLESDNVKQDIRTFVKDIAKTVSPEKLLEKAFAIRLFSRKEIQLLQMANEKALKQKGITVKQKSVSLSKRQFVHLAVHAENFHSEIVGVKEMRDIWSWVPERFALCQPLLLFSSLQHGYSLTRFYFQCEGHEPTLLLIKTTQKEVCGAYLSTDWSERNKFGGKLGFFGTGECFVFRLQPEVQRYEWVVIKHPELTKPVSLESTTILSSPCHSVSSDPADRLSPFLAARHFNLPSKTESLFMAGGNDCLIIEPDASAGPQCVATPKEADQEGALRD
- the TBC1D24 gene encoding TBC1 domain family member 24 isoform X2; translation: MDSPGYNCFVDRDKMDATIQDLGPKELSCTELQELKQLARQGYWARSYTLRGKVYQRLIRDIPCRTVTPDASVYSDIVGKIVGKHSSGSLPLPEFVDNTQVPSYCLNTQGEGAVRKILLCIANQFPDVSFCPALPAVVALLLHYSIDEAECFEKACRILACNDPSKKLIDQSFLAFESSCMTFGDLVNKYCQAAHKLMVAISEDVLQVYADWQRWLFGELPLNYFARVFDVFLVEGYKVLYRVALAILKFFHKVRAGQPLESDNVKQDIRTFVKDIAKTVSPEKLLEKAFAIRLFSRKEIQLLQMANEKALKQKGITVKQKSVSLSKRQFVHLAVHAENFHSEIVGVKEMRDIWSWVPERFALCQPLLLFSSLQHGYSLTRFYFQCEGHEPTLLLIKTTQKEVCGAYLSTDWSERNKFGGKLGFFGTGECFVFRLQPEVQRYEWVVIKHPELTKPVSLESTTILSSPCHSVSSDPADRLSPFLAARHFNLPSKTESLFMAGGNDCLIIGGGGGQALYIDGDLNRGRTGHCDTFNNQPLCSENFLIAAVEAWGFQDPDTQ
- the TBC1D24 gene encoding TBC1 domain family member 24 isoform X3, which codes for MDSPGYNCFVDRDKMDATIQDLGPKELSCTELQELKQLARQGYWARSYTLRGKVYQRLIRDIPCRTVTPDASVYSDIVGKIVGKHSSGSLPLPEFVDNTQVPSYCLNTQGEGAVRKILLCIANQFPDVSFCPALPAVVALLLHYSIDEAECFEKACRILACNDPSKKLIDQSFLAFESSCMTFGDLVNKYCQAAHKLMVAISEDVLQVYADWQRWLFGELPLNYFARVFDVFLVEGYKVLYRVALAILKFFHKVRAGQPLESDNVKQDIRTFVKDIAKTVSPEKLLEKAFAIRLFSRKEIQLLQMANEKALKQKGITVKQKRQFVHLAVHAENFHSEIVGVKEMRDIWSWVPERFALCQPLLLFSSLQHGYSLTRFYFQCEGHEPTLLLIKTTQKEVCGAYLSTDWSERNKFGGKLGFFGTGECFVFRLQPEVQRYEWVVIKHPELTKPVSLESTTILSSPCHSVSSDPADRLSPFLAARHFNLPSKTESLFMAGGNDCLIIGGGGGQALYIDGDLNRGRTGHCDTFNNQPLCSENFLIAAVEAWGFQDPDTQ